The following coding sequences lie in one Desulfomicrobium escambiense DSM 10707 genomic window:
- a CDS encoding glucosamine 6-phosphate synthetase, translated as MCGQVGIIFGRKHRRPNERDYLREVFIRMLLHSEERGPHASGLAWLKTDGSHRIFKRPMRAHELVYEKPFQELLGQVDNETTILMGHTRWRTRGNEFNNRNNHPIQAGIVIGTHNGTLYNADYLFRRLGLPRYAEVDSELIFRLADRFAPEGPIDQEGLKKALALCRGQMSAVLASRLAPGTITVLKGNKPLCLRIHRQHRVVLYASDDAFIDFAVDNEKGWRELEVPPMTMLTIRHEDVRAIENSEFRFIPQERKGTLPEGVNA; from the coding sequence ATGTGCGGACAAGTAGGCATCATCTTCGGCCGCAAGCACAGACGGCCCAACGAGCGGGATTACCTGCGCGAGGTCTTTATCCGCATGCTGCTGCACAGCGAGGAGCGCGGCCCGCACGCCTCCGGTCTGGCCTGGCTCAAGACCGACGGCAGCCACCGCATCTTCAAGCGGCCGATGCGGGCGCACGAGCTGGTCTACGAGAAGCCGTTTCAGGAGCTGCTTGGGCAGGTCGACAACGAGACCACCATCCTTATGGGCCACACCCGCTGGCGCACCCGGGGCAACGAGTTCAATAATCGCAACAACCATCCCATTCAGGCCGGGATCGTCATCGGTACTCACAACGGCACCCTCTACAACGCCGATTATCTGTTCCGCCGTCTCGGGCTGCCGCGCTATGCCGAGGTGGACAGCGAGCTGATCTTCCGCCTGGCCGACCGCTTCGCGCCCGAAGGCCCCATCGACCAGGAGGGCCTGAAGAAGGCGCTTGCCCTTTGTCGCGGCCAGATGAGCGCCGTGCTGGCCTCGCGGCTCGCCCCCGGCACCATCACCGTGCTCAAGGGCAACAAGCCGCTCTGCCTGCGCATCCACCGCCAGCACCGGGTGGTGCTCTACGCCTCGGACGACGCCTTTATCGACTTTGCCGTGGACAACGAGAAGGGTTGGCGCGAGCTAGAGGTGCCGCCCATGACCATGCTCACCATCCGCCACGAGGATGTGCGGGCCATCGAAAACAGCGAATTCCGCTTCATACCCCAGGAGCGCAAAGGGACACTGCCCGAAGGAGTGAATGCATGA
- a CDS encoding type I restriction-modification system subunit M, producing the protein MNHVIHNSIVNFIWGIADDVLRDVYVRGKYRDVILPMTVIRRLDALLEPSKEKVLGMKKQLDGAGIANQHAALCQAAGEAFYNVSPFTLRDLKNRAKQQQLKADFEAYLDGFSPNVQEILDKFKFRNQIPTLIEADILGHLIEKFLDGRVNLSPKPVRDVDGNELLPALDNHSMGTIFEELIRRFNEENNEEAGEHFTPRDVVKLMADLIFLPVADDIESGTYLVYDGACGTGGMLTVAEERLAELAESHGKDVSIHLFGQEVQPETYAISKADLLLKGEGAEAENMKYGSTLSSDAFPSQEFDFMLSNPPYGKSWKTDLERLGGKGDIKDPRFVTQHGGDPEYKMITRSSDGQLMFLVNKLSKMKHTTRLGSRIAEVHNGSSLFTGDAGQGESNIRRWIIENDWLEAIIALPENMFYNTGIATYIWVLTNRKSDTRRGKVQLIDATEWYVPLRRNLGKKNCEFSEEHIRAICDLVVNPVETEKSKIFPNEAFGYWKVTVDRPLRLAVDLSPARLDRFERACAKAREEPLANLARRVAKTIGAGPHLDFNAFMDTCDTDADKHGVKLTAKRKKLLQSDLCDTSEDAAPVLKKVHKPGKATPDPIHGLFEAEVGGKHCVVEYEPDTALRDSEQVPLLEDGGIEAFFRREVLPYTSDAWIDPGKTLTGYEISFTRHFYRPAPMRTLDEIKDDIYALEQETEGLLEQIVGEAE; encoded by the coding sequence ATGAACCATGTGATCCACAACAGCATCGTGAATTTTATCTGGGGTATCGCCGACGACGTGTTGCGCGATGTCTACGTGCGCGGCAAGTACCGCGACGTGATCCTGCCAATGACGGTCATCCGCCGTCTCGACGCACTCTTGGAGCCGAGCAAGGAAAAGGTGCTCGGCATGAAGAAGCAACTCGACGGGGCCGGAATCGCCAACCAGCACGCCGCGCTCTGCCAGGCCGCAGGCGAGGCCTTTTACAACGTCTCGCCCTTTACCCTGCGCGACCTGAAGAACCGCGCCAAGCAACAACAGCTCAAGGCCGATTTCGAAGCTTATCTGGATGGCTTTTCACCCAACGTCCAGGAGATCCTCGACAAGTTCAAGTTTCGCAACCAGATCCCCACGTTGATCGAGGCCGACATCCTCGGCCACCTGATCGAGAAGTTTCTCGACGGCCGCGTCAATCTCAGCCCCAAGCCGGTGCGGGACGTGGACGGCAACGAGCTGCTTCCGGCCCTCGATAACCACTCCATGGGTACCATCTTCGAGGAGCTGATCCGCCGTTTCAACGAAGAGAACAACGAAGAGGCCGGGGAGCACTTCACGCCCCGCGACGTGGTCAAGCTCATGGCCGACCTGATCTTCCTGCCGGTGGCCGACGATATTGAATCGGGCACCTACCTCGTCTATGACGGAGCCTGCGGCACCGGCGGCATGCTGACAGTGGCTGAAGAGCGCTTGGCCGAGTTGGCCGAAAGCCACGGCAAGGATGTCTCCATTCATCTGTTCGGCCAGGAGGTGCAGCCGGAAACCTACGCCATCTCCAAGGCCGACCTGCTGCTCAAAGGCGAAGGGGCTGAGGCGGAGAACATGAAGTACGGCTCCACGCTCTCCAGCGATGCCTTCCCGTCGCAGGAATTCGATTTCATGCTCTCCAATCCGCCCTACGGCAAGAGCTGGAAGACCGACCTGGAGCGCCTGGGCGGCAAGGGTGATATCAAGGACCCGCGCTTTGTCACCCAGCACGGCGGCGACCCGGAATACAAGATGATCACCCGCTCCTCGGACGGGCAGCTCATGTTCCTGGTCAACAAGCTCTCCAAGATGAAGCACACCACCCGCCTCGGCAGCCGCATCGCCGAGGTTCACAACGGCTCGTCGCTCTTCACCGGCGACGCCGGTCAGGGCGAGAGCAACATCCGCCGCTGGATCATCGAAAACGACTGGCTGGAGGCCATCATCGCCCTGCCGGAGAACATGTTCTACAACACCGGCATCGCTACCTATATCTGGGTGCTGACCAACCGCAAGTCTGATACGCGCCGGGGCAAGGTCCAACTCATCGACGCCACCGAATGGTACGTACCGCTGCGCCGCAACCTCGGCAAGAAGAACTGCGAGTTCTCCGAGGAGCACATCCGCGCCATCTGCGACCTGGTGGTCAATCCAGTTGAAACCGAGAAATCCAAGATTTTCCCCAACGAGGCCTTCGGCTACTGGAAGGTGACGGTGGACCGCCCGCTGCGCCTTGCCGTTGACCTGAGCCCGGCCCGGCTGGACCGGTTCGAGCGGGCCTGCGCCAAGGCCAGGGAAGAGCCGCTGGCCAACCTGGCCCGTCGTGTGGCGAAGACCATCGGAGCCGGGCCGCACCTCGATTTCAATGCCTTCATGGACACCTGCGACACCGATGCCGACAAGCACGGTGTCAAGCTCACCGCCAAGCGCAAGAAGCTGCTGCAGAGCGACCTCTGCGACACCAGCGAAGATGCCGCGCCGGTACTGAAGAAGGTCCACAAGCCGGGCAAGGCCACGCCCGATCCCATCCACGGCCTGTTCGAGGCCGAGGTGGGCGGCAAACACTGCGTGGTCGAATACGAGCCGGATACCGCCCTGCGCGACAGCGAGCAGGTACCACTTCTGGAAGACGGCGGCATCGAGGCGTTCTTCCGGCGCGAGGTGCTGCCCTACACCTCGGATGCCTGGATCGACCCGGGCAAAACACTGACGGGCTACGAAATCTCCTTCACCCGCCACTTCTACCGGCCCGCGCCCATGCGCACCTTGGATGAGATTAAGGATGACATCTATGCCCTGGAGCAGGAAACCGAAGGGCTGCTGGAACAGATTGTCGGGGAGGCTGAGTGA
- a CDS encoding DUF5049 domain-containing protein translates to MKILIRSTTLDGEPIPGSGETLQAADCLEIVELMRGQTPFTASRAPRDYMTEVLSGIEGGPTRPLPEDAAAAAAEFLTRLARHGLIEFLPDDKASDPWPERFLEALETVRLSGRTNMLDHPEVTRLTADMGYPEVAEWLADHRREYAAFVLEGTRPLLGKNFGGKEDPAPCADK, encoded by the coding sequence ATGAAGATTCTGATCCGCTCCACCACGCTGGACGGCGAACCGATCCCCGGCAGCGGAGAAACCCTGCAGGCCGCCGACTGCCTTGAAATTGTCGAGCTGATGCGCGGCCAGACGCCATTCACCGCCAGCCGAGCGCCCAGGGACTACATGACCGAGGTGCTCTCCGGCATCGAAGGCGGACCGACCCGGCCATTGCCGGAGGATGCCGCCGCTGCGGCCGCCGAGTTTCTCACCCGTCTGGCGCGGCACGGACTGATCGAGTTTCTGCCCGACGACAAGGCCAGCGATCCCTGGCCGGAACGCTTCCTCGAAGCCCTGGAGACGGTGCGGCTCTCCGGGCGCACCAATATGCTCGACCACCCGGAGGTGACCCGGCTGACCGCCGATATGGGCTACCCGGAGGTGGCCGAGTGGCTGGCGGACCACCGGCGCGAATACGCGGCCTTCGTTCTCGAAGGAACGAGACCGCTGCTCGGCAAGAACTTCGGCGGCAAGGAGGACCCGGCTCCATGTGCGGACAAGTAG
- a CDS encoding amidoligase family protein, translating into MNLKEIHYGIEIETVKRTREQIAWAIHSVVGGTVRHVGIPSSYDPWEVEDLRGRVWKVVGDASLTSVPAHLRAEVVSPVLGYDDIPQLQEAVRAIRRAGGKINSQCGIHIHIDAAPFDGRHLGNLAKIIYKQEPLILHALGISRDRLNRYTRPVSDELIQRIEQHRPRTKDQLNRIWYGYHNRQPQHYDNSRYHGVNLHNVWYRGTVEFRWFEATLHAGRIKAYLQFCLAVAAKALNGRAASSRKRDFDPQSAKYDFRVFLLHLGLIGDEFKTARKHLMANMPGDAAFKNGRPKPEDVLPDETTTTLTNEAGQVPGLTV; encoded by the coding sequence ATGAACCTGAAAGAGATCCACTACGGGATCGAGATCGAGACCGTAAAACGCACCCGGGAGCAGATCGCCTGGGCCATCCACTCGGTGGTGGGCGGCACGGTCCGCCATGTCGGCATCCCCAGCAGCTATGACCCCTGGGAGGTCGAGGACCTGCGAGGCCGCGTCTGGAAGGTGGTGGGGGACGCATCCCTGACCAGCGTCCCGGCCCATCTGCGGGCCGAGGTGGTCAGCCCGGTGCTCGGCTACGACGACATCCCGCAACTGCAGGAGGCGGTCCGGGCCATCCGCCGCGCCGGAGGCAAGATCAACAGCCAGTGCGGCATTCACATCCATATCGACGCCGCGCCCTTCGACGGCAGACACCTGGGTAACCTGGCCAAGATCATCTACAAGCAGGAGCCGCTGATCCTCCACGCCCTCGGCATCAGCCGCGACCGGCTCAATCGCTACACCCGGCCGGTCAGCGACGAGCTGATCCAGCGCATCGAACAGCATCGCCCCCGCACCAAGGACCAGCTCAACCGCATCTGGTACGGCTACCACAACCGCCAGCCCCAGCACTACGACAACAGCCGCTACCACGGGGTCAACCTGCACAACGTCTGGTACCGGGGCACGGTGGAGTTCCGCTGGTTCGAGGCGACCCTCCACGCGGGGCGGATCAAGGCCTACCTGCAATTCTGCCTCGCGGTGGCCGCCAAGGCGCTCAACGGCCGGGCCGCTTCCAGCCGCAAGCGGGATTTCGATCCCCAGAGCGCCAAGTACGACTTCCGGGTCTTCCTGCTCCACCTCGGCCTGATCGGCGACGAGTTCAAGACCGCCCGCAAGCATTTGATGGCCAACATGCCCGGCGACGCCGCCTTCAAAAACGGACGGCCCAAACCGGAGGACGTCCTCCCGGACGAAACAACCACCACTCTCACCAACGAGGCCGGGCAAGTTCCCGGCCTCACTGTTTAA
- a CDS encoding restriction endonuclease subunit S codes for MKLAPYPEYKDAVVSWVGSIPAHWPEKRAKYYFKEIDDRSLTGDEEMLSVSHITGVTPRSQKNVTMFKAESNVGQKRCQPGDLIINTMWAWMSALGVSNHAGIVSPAYGVYRPRSNQDYDYYYLDSLLRIEGYRSEYICRSTGIRSSRLRLYPDKFLSMPVVCPPQEEQQAIARFLKAQDRLFRKFIRNKRRFIELLKEQKQNVINQAVTRGLDPKVKFKPSGVEWIGDIPEHWDATKLKRVVSFNPSKSETRANPADEEKVVFLPMENISVNGDIDCSEKRTLSEVWNGFTYFRRGDVVVAKITPCFENGKGAYLKGLESDFGFGTTELIVLRPSKAIDGAFLRFLTSTKQFLLLGEQYMTGAAGQQRIPSDFVKNYPIGLPPIKEQREILEHIQEKSAEIDQAITRAQREIELMREYRTRLISDVVTGQVDVRGIEVPEVADEELLALEEDTADADDVIDDEGEMDETD; via the coding sequence ATGAAGCTGGCCCCTTATCCAGAATACAAGGACGCGGTTGTGAGCTGGGTCGGGAGCATCCCCGCACATTGGCCTGAGAAGCGGGCAAAGTATTACTTCAAGGAGATTGATGATCGCTCCCTGACAGGCGATGAAGAAATGCTCTCGGTGTCGCACATCACCGGAGTGACTCCCCGCAGCCAGAAGAACGTGACCATGTTCAAGGCCGAGTCGAATGTCGGTCAGAAACGTTGCCAACCCGGAGACCTGATCATCAATACGATGTGGGCCTGGATGTCTGCATTGGGCGTCTCGAACCATGCTGGAATTGTGAGTCCCGCCTATGGCGTTTACCGGCCAAGAAGCAACCAGGATTACGACTACTACTATCTCGACAGTCTGTTGCGGATTGAAGGATATCGGTCGGAATACATTTGCCGGTCAACGGGCATTCGCTCTTCCCGGCTCAGGCTCTATCCCGATAAATTTCTGAGCATGCCGGTGGTCTGCCCTCCGCAGGAAGAGCAGCAAGCCATCGCACGATTCCTGAAGGCGCAAGACCGTTTGTTCCGAAAATTTATCCGCAACAAGCGGCGGTTCATTGAACTTCTCAAGGAGCAGAAGCAGAACGTCATCAATCAGGCCGTGACCCGGGGGCTTGATCCCAAGGTCAAGTTCAAGCCCAGCGGCGTGGAATGGATCGGAGATATTCCGGAGCATTGGGATGCCACGAAGCTCAAACGCGTGGTCAGCTTCAATCCATCAAAATCTGAGACACGAGCGAATCCGGCGGATGAAGAAAAGGTTGTCTTTCTTCCCATGGAGAACATCTCTGTCAATGGGGATATCGACTGCTCTGAAAAACGCACTCTGTCCGAAGTCTGGAATGGCTTCACCTATTTCCGACGCGGGGATGTGGTTGTCGCGAAAATCACTCCCTGCTTTGAAAATGGCAAAGGAGCTTACCTCAAAGGGCTTGAATCTGATTTCGGCTTTGGCACTACCGAACTGATCGTTCTTCGTCCTTCAAAGGCCATTGACGGCGCTTTCCTTCGGTTCCTCACGTCAACCAAACAGTTCTTGTTGCTGGGCGAGCAATACATGACCGGCGCGGCTGGCCAGCAGAGGATTCCATCGGATTTTGTGAAAAACTATCCAATCGGTTTGCCGCCAATCAAAGAGCAGCGGGAGATTCTCGAACACATCCAGGAAAAATCGGCCGAGATCGACCAAGCAATCACCCGCGCCCAACGCGAGATCGAGCTGATGCGCGAATACCGTACCCGGCTGATTTCCGATGTGGTCACCGGTCAGGTGGATGTGCGCGGAATCGAGGTGCCGGAGGTTGCCGATGAAGAGCTGCTGGCGCTGGAAGAGGACACCGCCGATGCCGATGACGTGATCGATGACGAGGGGGAGATGGATGAAACCGACTGA
- a CDS encoding PDDEXK nuclease domain-containing protein, which yields MKPTDKTPKNSLGKPQDYPRLLSEIKERIRSAQYEALKAVNKELVGLYWDIGRMIVERQDVEGWGKAVVEQLAADLRTEFPGVGGFSASNLWRMKAFFEAYNGLEKLAPLVREIGWSHNLAILERCKDPLEREFYLRMTRKFGWSKNVLIHQIDNQSYEKSLLGQTNFDQALTPELRAQAKLAVKDEYTFDFLELGEEHSERELERALIARIEDFLRAMGGMFAFMGSQYRLEVDGKEFFIDLLLFHRRLRCLVAIELKVGEFLPEFVGKMQFYLAALDRQVRQEDENPSIGIILCKEKSRTIVEYALHDARKPIGVATYEITKTLPKALKGQLPSPKDIAHLLEDL from the coding sequence ATGAAACCGACTGACAAAACCCCAAAAAACAGCCTCGGCAAACCGCAGGACTACCCGCGCCTGCTGTCCGAGATTAAGGAGCGCATCCGCTCCGCCCAGTATGAAGCCCTCAAGGCGGTCAACAAGGAGTTGGTCGGTCTGTACTGGGACATCGGGCGGATGATCGTGGAGCGGCAGGATGTTGAAGGCTGGGGCAAGGCGGTGGTGGAACAGCTCGCCGCCGATCTGCGGACGGAGTTTCCCGGCGTGGGGGGCTTTTCGGCTTCCAACCTCTGGCGGATGAAGGCTTTTTTCGAGGCGTACAACGGACTCGAAAAACTCGCACCACTGGTGCGAGAAATCGGCTGGAGCCACAACCTGGCCATCCTGGAGCGCTGCAAGGACCCGCTGGAGCGGGAATTCTATCTGCGCATGACCCGCAAGTTCGGCTGGTCCAAGAACGTGCTCATCCATCAGATCGACAACCAGAGCTACGAAAAATCCCTGCTCGGCCAGACCAACTTCGACCAGGCGCTCACACCGGAACTTCGCGCCCAGGCCAAGCTGGCGGTGAAGGACGAATACACCTTCGATTTTCTGGAGCTGGGCGAGGAGCACAGCGAGCGGGAGCTGGAGCGGGCGCTCATCGCCCGGATCGAGGATTTCCTCCGGGCCATGGGCGGCATGTTCGCCTTCATGGGCAGCCAATACCGGCTGGAGGTGGACGGCAAAGAGTTTTTCATCGACCTCTTGTTGTTTCACCGCCGTCTGCGCTGCCTTGTCGCCATTGAATTGAAAGTCGGCGAGTTCCTGCCGGAGTTCGTCGGCAAGATGCAGTTTTATCTGGCGGCTCTGGACCGGCAGGTCCGCCAGGAGGACGAGAACCCCTCCATCGGCATCATCCTGTGTAAGGAGAAGAGCCGCACGATTGTGGAATACGCCCTGCACGACGCCCGCAAGCCCATCGGCGTGGCCACTTATGAAATCACCAAGACCCTGCCCAAGGCGCTGAAAGGTCAACTGCCGTCGCCGAAGGACATCGCCCATTTGCTGGAGGATCTATGA
- a CDS encoding helix-turn-helix domain-containing protein → MNEMEDRWLSITEICKYLGVSNDTVYKWIDKHGMPAHRMGRLWKFKKDEVDEWVKAGGAAEPAETDKKRKE, encoded by the coding sequence ATGAACGAGATGGAAGACCGCTGGTTATCAATAACCGAGATTTGCAAGTACCTCGGGGTCAGCAATGACACCGTTTACAAGTGGATCGACAAGCATGGTATGCCCGCCCACCGCATGGGTCGTCTTTGGAAGTTCAAGAAAGATGAAGTGGACGAGTGGGTCAAGGCTGGCGGCGCGGCCGAGCCTGCGGAAACCGACAAGAAGCGCAAGGAGTAA
- a CDS encoding gamma-glutamylcyclotransferase family protein: MNIGESSKLNTNPEDSPETILRLFVYGTLKRGYWNHQRFCAQARSTEPAVVWGRLYHLHAGFPALEVPEGLILARGTADPLADARRQQEIGTPRFGRPTGDWDLIYGELVTFTAPQRDLPPIDRLEGFRPGGHSMYQRVMVAVLCGRTSIPAWTYWMPCIDNGTRLDTGVWHRA, encoded by the coding sequence ATGAACATTGGAGAATCCTCGAAGCTGAACACAAATCCGGAAGACAGTCCCGAGACCATCCTCCGGCTCTTCGTCTACGGCACCCTGAAACGGGGCTACTGGAACCATCAACGTTTCTGCGCCCAGGCCCGCAGCACCGAACCGGCCGTGGTCTGGGGCAGGCTCTACCACCTCCATGCCGGGTTCCCGGCGCTTGAGGTGCCGGAAGGGCTGATCCTGGCCCGGGGCACCGCCGACCCATTAGCCGACGCCCGCAGGCAACAGGAGATCGGCACGCCGCGCTTCGGCCGCCCGACCGGCGACTGGGATCTGATCTATGGGGAACTGGTGACCTTCACCGCCCCGCAACGCGACCTGCCGCCCATCGACCGGCTGGAAGGATTTCGGCCCGGCGGGCACAGCATGTATCAGCGGGTGATGGTGGCGGTGCTGTGCGGGCGCACCTCGATTCCTGCCTGGACCTACTGGATGCCATGCATTGATAACGGCACCCGGCTTGACACCGGCGTCTGGCATCGAGCGTGA